One window from the genome of Hemiscyllium ocellatum isolate sHemOce1 chromosome 28, sHemOce1.pat.X.cur, whole genome shotgun sequence encodes:
- the tbxa2r gene encoding thromboxane A2 receptor — MHSSKKLNRILNIMNETTVMPTMCRFTRLSQNSSNSTHASPWFSTAFAAVGLMSNLIAFVVLINAYRKAQSRSRSSFLIFLCGLVVTDFLGLATTASIVVTYHHLDFKWDEVDPQCHLCRFLGFSMVFFGLSPLLLGATMAVERFLGINKPFLRSTNSSKRRAWCTVFIIWLFSCCIALLPICGLGHYTHQWPNSWCFFNMTNSPGDVGFSILFSSVGLLSLAISVFLNTISVVTLFKVCFNRLSVERSRDYEVEMMVQLLGIMVIATVCWAPLLVLILKKAFTDTPNGLSLKKILVTCIRIATWNQILDPWVYILFRRSVLRRFSPSLRARPSISSLYPTVNASYTRRFTQASMTTA, encoded by the exons ATGCACAGTTCCAAGAAACTAAACCGAATCTTAAACATCATGAATGAAACCACTGTGATGCCAACTATGTGCCGTTTTACGAGGCTGAGCCAGAACAGTTCTAATAGCACACATGCTTCCCCTTGGTTCTCAACTGCGTTTGCAGCTGTCGGACTTATGTCGAACCTGATTGCTTTCGTGGTGCTAATAAATGCATACAGGAAAGCACAAAGCAGATCAAGATCCTCCTTTTTGATTTTCCTATGTGGCTTGGTTGTGACAGATTTTTTAGGTCTTGCTACAACTGCATCTATAGTTGTTACTTATCATCATTTGGATTTCAAGTGGGATGAAGTTGATCCTCAGTGTCACCTTTGCCGATTTCTGGGATTTTCAATGGTGTTCTTTGGACTCAGCCCTCTGTTGCTTGGGGCAACCATGGCAGTAGAACGGTTTTTAGGAATAAACAAACCATTTTTACGTTCTACCAATTCCTCAAAACGACGTGCTTGGTGTACTGTGTTTATTATTTGGCTATTTTCTTGTTGTATTGCACTGCTTCCCATTTGTGGACTTGGACATTACACACACCAATGGCCGAATTCCTGGTGTTTCTTTAACATGACAAACAGTCCAGGCGATGTTGGATTTTCAATATTGTTTTCTAGTGTGGGATTGTTGTCTCTGGCAATATCTGTTTTTCTGAATACGATCAGTGTGGTTACACTGTTCAAAGTTTGCTTCAATCGATTAAGTGTTGAAAGGAGCAGAGACTATGAAGTGGAGATGATGGTACAACTGTTGGGTATAATGGTTATTGCAACAGTCTGCTGGGCACCATTGTTA GTACTTATCCTCAAGAAAGCTTTTACAGATACACCAAATGGCTTATCCCTGAAAAAAATTCTAGTTACTTGCATTCGAATTGCTACATGGAACCAGATCCTCGATCCTTGGGTTTATATATTATTCAGAAGGTCAGTTTTGAGGAGATTCAGCCCAAGTCTTCGAGCAAGGCCTTCGATCTCATCATTATATCCAACTGTAAATGCATCATACACTCGAAGATTTACACAAGCGTCAATGACAACTGCATAG